The following proteins are encoded in a genomic region of Bosea beijingensis:
- a CDS encoding alpha/beta hydrolase: MTEPAARVYLDYDQARLDLNYNQVAWAPNAEEIIAWYRSASLEAHRRLACRHLAYGEGPAERIDLFPAASQGAPLVVYVHGGAWRMLDRMDSAFAAEAFVGTGLNFAVLDFASIPAARLPEMVMQVQRGIRWLVDHAEELGFDRRRLFVIGHSSGAHLVSAALTADTPHRIEPGLVAGALCASGAYDLEGPMLSARGSYLGLIAAEIETFSPIRHAERLGCPVLVAYGDGETDEYRRHAVTFHAALRKVGATSALLLAPGQNHFEVSRTLASRDSALFAELMKNMTLAFG; this comes from the coding sequence ATGACCGAACCGGCAGCACGCGTCTATCTCGACTACGATCAGGCGCGGCTCGACCTGAACTACAACCAGGTGGCCTGGGCGCCCAATGCCGAAGAGATCATCGCCTGGTATCGCAGCGCCAGCCTGGAGGCGCATCGCAGGCTCGCCTGCCGCCATCTCGCCTATGGCGAGGGGCCGGCCGAGCGCATCGACCTGTTCCCTGCGGCCTCGCAAGGCGCGCCTCTCGTCGTCTATGTCCACGGCGGCGCCTGGCGCATGCTCGACCGGATGGACAGCGCCTTCGCGGCGGAGGCTTTCGTCGGCACCGGCCTGAATTTCGCGGTGCTCGATTTCGCCAGCATTCCCGCTGCCCGCCTCCCCGAGATGGTGATGCAGGTTCAGCGTGGCATCCGCTGGCTCGTCGACCATGCGGAGGAACTCGGCTTCGATCGCCGCCGCCTGTTCGTGATCGGTCATTCCTCGGGCGCCCATCTCGTCTCGGCCGCGCTCACGGCCGACACGCCGCATCGCATCGAGCCTGGCCTGGTGGCCGGCGCCCTCTGCGCCAGCGGCGCCTATGATCTCGAAGGGCCTATGCTCAGCGCGCGCGGGAGCTATCTCGGGCTGATCGCGGCAGAGATCGAGACGTTCAGCCCCATCCGCCATGCCGAGCGGCTTGGGTGCCCTGTCCTCGTCGCTTATGGCGATGGCGAGACCGATGAATATCGACGCCACGCGGTGACGTTTCACGCCGCCTTGCGGAAGGTCGGGGCGACGAGCGCCCTGCTGCTCGCTCCAGGGCAGAACCACTTCGAAGTGAGTCGCACGCTCGCCTCACGCGATAGCGCGCTCTTCGCGGAGCTGATGAAGAACATGACGCTCGCGTTCGGTTAG
- a CDS encoding amidohydrolase — protein MPSAFPDAGPSLALINGKVLAEDGSCEALAIAGNRIVALGTSAEITARASAATEIIDLAGRTVVPGLVDGHAHLDREGLKSVLPSLADCRSIDDIVARIAAIARTRKPGEWIITMPIGIPPSYEDVLAGIAEHRFPDRHDLDRAAPDNPVYIRSIWGYWRSTLPLVSIANSRALRLAGIDAATVPPAPSIEICRDADGEPNGIFVETNKMPVVEHSLMHRAPHFSASERAGALAASMTLYNRAGATSVFEGHGIAAEVLDAYRQVRSEGRQTVRASMIFSPAWPSTSAEDCRALLKSWGHWLAGKGLGDAWLGMAGLYGEIDDSVERELRSRAFPQTGWAGFHYNSSLPREALKEVLVEAARNGIRAVGILPNMLDLFAEVDKIAPIAGQRWVLGHVVSLTPDQVKQVAGLGLAVTTHLTAYIYKRGSELVEKLGRERAGEIVPLRSLREAGVPISFGSDNAPLSLFQSLSLAVDRRDRLGAVISPEQALTREEALECATLGGAKLTFEDGEKGSIATGKLADLAVLSADPLRCAPDELGRIESELTIVDGGIVYRAQAGAER, from the coding sequence ATGCCTTCCGCCTTCCCCGACGCCGGCCCTTCGCTCGCGCTGATCAACGGCAAGGTTCTCGCTGAAGACGGGAGTTGCGAGGCGCTGGCGATCGCCGGAAATCGCATCGTCGCGCTCGGAACCTCGGCGGAGATTACGGCCCGTGCCTCCGCCGCGACCGAGATCATCGATCTCGCCGGCCGGACCGTGGTCCCCGGGCTGGTCGACGGCCATGCCCATCTCGACCGCGAAGGTCTCAAGAGCGTGCTGCCCTCGCTCGCCGATTGCCGCTCGATCGACGATATCGTCGCGCGCATCGCCGCGATCGCCCGCACCAGGAAGCCGGGCGAATGGATCATCACCATGCCGATCGGCATTCCGCCGAGCTATGAGGACGTGCTGGCGGGCATAGCCGAGCACCGTTTCCCGGACCGCCACGATCTCGACCGTGCTGCGCCCGACAACCCCGTCTATATCCGCTCGATCTGGGGCTATTGGCGCTCCACTCTCCCGCTCGTCTCGATCGCCAACAGCCGGGCCTTGCGGCTGGCCGGCATCGATGCCGCGACGGTGCCGCCGGCGCCCTCGATCGAGATCTGCCGCGATGCCGATGGCGAACCGAACGGCATCTTCGTCGAGACCAACAAGATGCCGGTGGTCGAGCACAGCCTGATGCACCGGGCGCCGCATTTCTCCGCCAGCGAACGGGCCGGCGCGCTCGCCGCCTCGATGACGCTCTACAACCGCGCCGGCGCGACCAGCGTTTTCGAGGGGCACGGCATCGCCGCCGAGGTGCTCGACGCCTATCGGCAGGTGCGCAGCGAGGGACGCCAGACCGTGCGCGCCTCGATGATCTTCAGCCCGGCCTGGCCTTCGACCTCTGCCGAGGATTGCCGCGCCCTGCTCAAGTCCTGGGGACACTGGCTCGCCGGCAAGGGGCTCGGCGACGCCTGGCTTGGCATGGCCGGCCTCTATGGCGAGATCGACGATTCCGTCGAGCGCGAGCTACGCAGCCGGGCGTTTCCGCAGACCGGCTGGGCCGGCTTCCATTACAATTCGTCGCTGCCGCGCGAGGCCCTGAAGGAGGTGCTGGTCGAGGCCGCGCGCAACGGCATCCGCGCGGTCGGCATCCTCCCCAACATGCTCGATCTCTTCGCCGAGGTGGACAAGATCGCCCCGATTGCGGGCCAGCGCTGGGTGCTCGGCCACGTCGTCAGCCTGACGCCGGACCAGGTGAAGCAGGTCGCGGGCCTCGGGCTGGCGGTGACCACCCACCTGACCGCCTATATCTACAAGCGCGGCAGCGAACTGGTCGAAAAGCTCGGGCGGGAGCGGGCCGGCGAGATCGTGCCGCTGCGCTCCCTGCGCGAGGCCGGCGTCCCGATCTCCTTCGGCAGCGACAACGCGCCGCTCAGCCTGTTCCAGTCGCTCTCGCTCGCGGTCGACCGGCGCGACCGCTTGGGTGCGGTGATCTCGCCCGAGCAAGCCCTGACGCGCGAGGAGGCGCTCGAGTGCGCCACGCTCGGCGGAGCGAAACTGACTTTCGAGGATGGCGAGAAGGGCAGCATCGCCACCGGCAAGCTCGCCGACCTCGCGGTGCTCTCGGCCGACCCGCTGCGATGCGCCCCGGACGAACTCGGCCGCATCGAGTCCGAGCTCACCATCGTCGATGGAGGCATCGTCTACCGGGCGCAAGCCGGGGCGGAGCGATGA
- a CDS encoding GntR family transcriptional regulator, which produces MDEVEIATKTESAYRTLRQDILETRLRPGAPLKLGAMREAYGIGWTPLREALSRLEAERLVMSSANKGYTVAPVSLEELSDLTRARRLVELPMLAESIARGDEAWETALVAAHYRLSRCTPPVENPEELALTDWEERHEAFHTALLAASTSPWLMRFYVQIKDQLRRHHRVLSIAPALSHARSGARWQDSPGFAALREALALEPHTALMNAALDRDADHAVRLLDEHIEFTRKVFLATDLEGEAT; this is translated from the coding sequence ATGGACGAAGTCGAGATCGCCACCAAGACCGAGTCCGCCTACCGCACGCTGCGCCAGGACATCCTGGAGACGCGACTGCGCCCGGGCGCCCCGCTGAAGCTTGGCGCGATGCGCGAGGCCTATGGAATCGGCTGGACACCGCTGCGCGAGGCGCTGTCGCGCCTGGAAGCCGAGCGGCTGGTCATGTCGAGCGCCAACAAGGGCTACACGGTCGCACCGGTCTCGCTGGAAGAACTCAGTGACCTGACCCGCGCCAGACGCCTGGTCGAGTTGCCGATGCTGGCCGAATCCATTGCCCGGGGCGACGAGGCCTGGGAGACGGCGCTGGTTGCCGCCCATTACCGGCTGTCGCGCTGCACGCCGCCCGTGGAGAATCCGGAGGAACTCGCCCTGACCGATTGGGAAGAGCGGCACGAGGCCTTCCATACCGCTCTGCTCGCCGCCAGCACGTCGCCCTGGCTGATGCGCTTCTACGTCCAGATCAAGGACCAGCTCCGGCGCCACCACCGCGTGCTCTCGATCGCGCCGGCCTTGTCGCATGCGCGCTCCGGCGCGCGATGGCAGGACAGCCCCGGTTTTGCCGCGCTGCGCGAGGCGCTGGCGCTCGAACCGCACACCGCCCTGATGAACGCGGCGCTGGATCGCGATGCCGACCACGCTGTCAGGCTCCTGGACGAGCATATCGAGTTCACCCGGAAGGTCTTCCTCGCCACGGATCTCGAAGGCGAGGCAACCTGA
- the kynU gene encoding kynureninase produces the protein MSLASLDNAGSASEGARRDAADPLRHLRARFHLPEGTIYLAGNSLGPAPVAAFGDMETALRREWAEGLVRSWNDAGWFALVGTLGDRLGRLIGSGSGQTVVCDSVSVNVYKALHAALALRPDRNVIVAEGGSFPTDLYVAEGVAAGRPDVELKLEGVDAEKIEDLIDERTAVVLVNHVDYKTGELRDMAALNRLIHARGAVAVWDLCHSAGVVPVDLDGSGADLAIGCTYKYLNCGPGAPAFIYAATRHHEALSQPLSGWWGHAAPFAFERGYRPAGGIQRLLCGTQPILSMRVVDAGLAAIEDVEMTALRAKSLGLTDLFMELVEPVCRVHGASIVTPRDHAARGSQVSITFEHGFAVVQALIARGVVGDFRAPDMMRFGFAPAYLGYADAEAAAEAFNDVMTSGIWRDERFTKRRAVT, from the coding sequence ATGAGCTTGGCATCGCTGGACAACGCGGGCAGCGCTTCCGAGGGGGCGCGGCGGGATGCGGCCGATCCGTTGCGGCATCTGCGGGCTCGCTTCCATCTGCCGGAAGGCACGATCTACCTCGCCGGCAATTCGCTCGGTCCGGCGCCGGTCGCCGCCTTCGGCGACATGGAAACCGCGCTGCGCCGGGAATGGGCGGAAGGGTTGGTGCGGAGCTGGAACGATGCCGGCTGGTTCGCGCTCGTCGGCACGCTGGGCGATCGCCTGGGCCGCCTGATCGGTTCTGGCAGCGGCCAGACGGTGGTGTGCGATTCCGTCTCGGTGAACGTCTACAAGGCGCTGCACGCTGCGCTCGCGCTGCGGCCCGATCGCAACGTGATCGTCGCCGAGGGCGGCAGTTTCCCGACCGATCTCTATGTCGCCGAGGGCGTGGCTGCCGGCCGGCCCGATGTGGAGCTGAAGCTCGAAGGCGTCGATGCCGAGAAGATCGAGGACCTGATCGACGAACGCACCGCGGTCGTGCTGGTCAACCATGTCGACTACAAGACCGGCGAATTGCGCGACATGGCAGCGCTCAACCGGCTGATCCACGCCAGGGGCGCGGTCGCGGTCTGGGATCTCTGTCACAGCGCCGGCGTCGTACCGGTCGATCTCGACGGTTCCGGCGCCGATCTCGCGATCGGCTGCACCTACAAATACCTGAATTGCGGCCCGGGCGCGCCGGCCTTCATCTATGCTGCCACGCGGCACCATGAGGCCCTGTCGCAGCCGCTCTCCGGCTGGTGGGGCCATGCCGCGCCCTTCGCTTTCGAGCGCGGCTATCGGCCGGCCGGCGGCATCCAGCGCCTGCTCTGCGGCACGCAGCCGATCCTGTCCATGCGGGTCGTAGATGCCGGGTTGGCGGCGATCGAGGATGTCGAGATGACCGCGCTCAGAGCCAAGAGCCTCGGCCTCACCGATCTGTTCATGGAGCTGGTCGAGCCGGTCTGCCGGGTTCATGGCGCCAGCATCGTCACGCCGCGCGATCACGCCGCCCGCGGCAGCCAGGTCTCGATCACCTTCGAGCATGGCTTCGCCGTGGTCCAGGCCCTGATCGCGCGCGGCGTGGTCGGCGATTTCCGGGCGCCGGACATGATGCGCTTCGGCTTCGCGCCGGCCTATCTCGGCTATGCCGACGCCGAGGCCGCGGCGGAAGCCTTCAACGACGTGATGACATCGGGGATCTGGCGCGACGAGCGCTTCACGAAACGCCGCGCCGTCACCTGA
- a CDS encoding amino acid ABC transporter substrate-binding protein, giving the protein MTFPFKSGLAAAALAIAATFSAPAEAGPTLDAVRKRGEVVCGVSTGIGGFSIADSSGRWTGLTTDFCRAVSAAVLGDAAKEKFVPLSPQQRFTALQSGEIDMLTTVATWTLTRDASLGLIYAGVYFYDGQGFLVPKSLGLKSALELDGASICTATGTTSELNLADYFRANGKTFKPVVFEAQNEARAAFFSGRCQAFSADMSYLSSVRASDAPNPDEWQILPEMISKEPLGPIVARNDLDWYTAAKWVMMALIEAEEKGITAANVDQMKDSQNPEIKRLLGTAGDMGQRLGLDPGWAYRAVKRVGNYGEIFERNVGPKTPLRMERNSNALWTKGGLMYAMPVR; this is encoded by the coding sequence ATGACGTTTCCATTCAAGTCGGGATTGGCCGCCGCCGCGCTGGCGATCGCCGCGACCTTTTCCGCGCCGGCCGAGGCCGGGCCGACGCTCGACGCCGTCCGCAAGCGCGGCGAGGTCGTGTGTGGCGTCAGCACCGGCATCGGCGGCTTCTCGATCGCCGACAGCTCAGGCCGCTGGACCGGGCTGACGACGGATTTCTGCCGGGCCGTCTCGGCGGCGGTGCTGGGAGACGCGGCGAAGGAGAAATTCGTCCCGCTCAGCCCGCAGCAGCGTTTCACCGCCCTGCAATCGGGCGAGATCGACATGCTCACCACCGTCGCGACCTGGACGCTGACGCGCGATGCCTCCCTCGGCCTCATCTATGCCGGCGTCTATTTCTATGACGGCCAGGGCTTCCTGGTGCCGAAATCGCTTGGCCTGAAGAGCGCGCTGGAGCTCGACGGCGCCAGCATCTGCACGGCGACAGGCACGACGAGCGAGCTCAACCTCGCCGATTATTTCCGCGCCAACGGCAAGACGTTCAAGCCGGTCGTGTTCGAGGCCCAGAACGAGGCGCGCGCCGCCTTCTTCAGCGGCCGCTGCCAGGCCTTCTCGGCCGACATGTCCTATCTCTCCTCGGTCCGCGCCTCGGACGCACCGAACCCCGACGAATGGCAGATCCTGCCCGAAATGATCTCGAAGGAGCCGCTCGGCCCGATCGTCGCCCGCAACGACCTCGATTGGTACACCGCCGCCAAGTGGGTGATGATGGCGCTGATCGAGGCGGAGGAGAAGGGCATCACCGCCGCCAATGTCGACCAGATGAAGGACAGCCAGAACCCCGAGATCAAGCGCCTGCTCGGCACGGCCGGCGACATGGGCCAGAGGCTCGGGCTCGATCCGGGCTGGGCCTATCGCGCGGTCAAGCGCGTCGGCAATTACGGCGAGATCTTCGAGCGCAATGTCGGCCCCAAGACACCGCTGCGGATGGAGCGCAATTCAAACGCGCTCTGGACGAAGGGCGGGCTGATGTACGCCATGCCCGTCCGCTGA
- a CDS encoding amino acid ABC transporter permease: protein MSAVAVSPVRAARGWSDPGFRALATQVIVLALLAGTIAFLATNLVGNLEARSIRTGFGFLWQAAGFEIGQSFIAWSPSASFGRALLVGLLNTLVVASLGIVLSTLAGFVVGIASLSRNPLVSPLARLYVELVRNTPLLLQLYLWYAVLTQMLPAASAAPQLLPGVYLAKSGLHFPVLQHGAGPLLAAVFAGALAFAGHGFWARRRAERTGMPARLWPGLLLLALPIAAVALEHAATISFDVPRPTRFGFSGGGMITPELTALLIGLSLYNAAFIGEILRAGILSVGRGQLEAAAALALSRGQSLRLVVIPQAMKVAVPPLASQYLNLAKNTSLAIAIGYPDLMSIGNTIINQTGQAVEVIAILMCVYLALSLAISAFMNWYNARVALKGAS from the coding sequence ATGAGCGCCGTCGCGGTCTCGCCGGTGAGAGCGGCGAGAGGCTGGTCCGATCCGGGCTTCCGGGCGCTGGCGACGCAGGTGATCGTGCTGGCTTTGCTCGCCGGCACCATCGCCTTCCTCGCCACGAACCTCGTCGGCAATCTCGAGGCGCGCTCGATCCGCACGGGCTTCGGCTTCCTCTGGCAGGCTGCCGGCTTCGAGATCGGCCAGAGCTTCATCGCCTGGAGCCCGAGCGCCAGCTTCGGGCGGGCGCTGCTGGTCGGCCTGCTCAACACGCTCGTGGTCGCTTCGCTTGGCATCGTGCTGTCGACGCTCGCCGGCTTCGTCGTCGGCATCGCCAGCCTGTCGCGCAACCCGCTGGTCAGCCCTCTGGCCCGGCTCTATGTCGAGCTCGTCCGCAACACGCCGCTGCTGCTGCAGCTCTATCTCTGGTACGCGGTTCTGACCCAGATGCTGCCGGCGGCCTCGGCCGCGCCGCAGCTACTTCCCGGTGTCTATCTCGCCAAGAGCGGGCTGCATTTCCCGGTGCTCCAGCACGGCGCCGGGCCGCTCCTGGCGGCCGTGTTCGCCGGCGCCCTCGCCTTCGCCGGGCACGGCTTCTGGGCTCGCCGCAGGGCCGAGCGGACCGGCATGCCGGCGCGGCTCTGGCCGGGATTGCTGCTGCTCGCGCTGCCGATCGCCGCCGTTGCGCTCGAACACGCCGCGACGATCTCCTTCGACGTGCCGCGGCCGACCCGTTTCGGCTTCTCCGGCGGCGGCATGATCACGCCGGAGCTGACCGCATTGTTGATCGGGCTGTCGCTCTACAACGCCGCCTTCATCGGCGAGATCCTGCGTGCCGGCATCCTCTCGGTCGGCCGCGGCCAACTGGAAGCGGCCGCCGCGCTCGCCCTGAGCCGGGGGCAGAGCTTGCGCCTCGTGGTGATCCCGCAGGCAATGAAGGTCGCGGTGCCGCCGCTCGCCAGCCAATATCTCAACCTGGCCAAGAACACTTCGCTCGCCATCGCGATCGGCTATCCCGACCTGATGTCGATCGGCAACACGATCATCAACCAGACCGGTCAGGCGGTCGAGGTGATCGCGATCCTGATGTGCGTGTATCTGGCGCTGAGCCTCGCGATCTCGGCCTTCATGAACTGGTACAATGCCCGCGTCGCACTGAAAGGGGCGTCATGA
- a CDS encoding amino acid ABC transporter permease, producing MNAAALSLRARLFGSVGNTLLTLAMLGLFSAYLPALLRWAVWDATWWAASPAACRAAGGACWAFIHEKLRLVLFGRYPFEEQWRPLLALLLTVALVLAGSSLRFGWRSVVAGGLAGIVAVIVLMRGGVLGLNLVPTDLWGGLPLTVFLAVGGIIGAFPIAIGLALGRRSELGVIRGICVVFIEMVRGVPLVSVLFMASFMIPLFLPGKLQVDALLRALIAITLFSAAYLAEAIRGGLQAVPAGQEQAAKALGLGYWQRSLLIVVPQALRLAIPAIANLFIGLFKDTSLVGIVGLTDLLLATKQALGDPQWRSFSLEAYLFVALLYVAFCLFISHYARALERRLRSRG from the coding sequence ATGAACGCCGCGGCGCTGTCCCTGCGCGCGCGGCTGTTCGGCAGCGTCGGCAACACGCTCCTGACCCTGGCGATGCTCGGCCTGTTCTCCGCCTATCTGCCCGCGCTGCTGCGCTGGGCCGTGTGGGACGCGACCTGGTGGGCGGCGTCTCCCGCCGCCTGCCGCGCGGCGGGCGGCGCCTGCTGGGCCTTCATCCACGAGAAGCTCCGGCTGGTCCTGTTCGGCCGCTACCCGTTCGAGGAGCAGTGGCGCCCTCTCCTCGCCTTGCTGCTCACCGTCGCCCTGGTGCTGGCGGGCTCCTCGCTGCGCTTCGGCTGGCGCAGCGTCGTCGCCGGCGGGCTGGCGGGCATCGTCGCCGTGATCGTGCTGATGCGGGGCGGCGTGCTCGGCCTCAACCTCGTGCCGACCGATCTGTGGGGCGGGCTGCCGCTGACGGTGTTCCTGGCCGTGGGCGGCATCATCGGCGCCTTCCCGATCGCGATCGGGCTGGCGCTCGGGCGGCGCTCCGAGCTTGGCGTCATCAGGGGCATCTGCGTCGTCTTCATCGAGATGGTGCGCGGCGTGCCGCTGGTCAGCGTGCTGTTCATGGCGTCGTTCATGATCCCGCTCTTCCTGCCTGGGAAGCTGCAGGTCGACGCGCTGCTGCGCGCCCTGATCGCGATCACCTTGTTCAGCGCGGCCTATCTGGCTGAGGCCATTCGCGGCGGCCTGCAGGCCGTTCCGGCCGGACAGGAGCAGGCGGCCAAGGCGCTCGGGCTCGGCTACTGGCAGAGATCGCTGCTGATCGTCGTGCCGCAGGCGCTGCGCCTTGCCATTCCCGCGATCGCCAACCTGTTCATCGGCCTGTTCAAGGATACGTCGCTGGTGGGTATCGTCGGCCTGACCGACCTCCTGCTCGCGACCAAGCAGGCGCTGGGCGATCCGCAATGGCGCAGCTTCTCGCTCGAAGCCTATCTCTTCGTCGCCCTGCTCTATGTCGCGTTCTGCCTGTTCATCTCGCATTACGCCCGTGCGCTGGAGAGGCGCCTGCGATCCAGAGGCTAG
- a CDS encoding DUF3008 family protein has product MPAKSAAQQKAAGAALAAKRGDMKKSKLKGASKSMEKSMSETELEKMASTKRKGKPEHASRH; this is encoded by the coding sequence ATGCCTGCAAAATCAGCCGCACAGCAGAAGGCCGCAGGCGCCGCCCTGGCGGCCAAGCGCGGCGACATGAAGAAAAGCAAGCTCAAGGGCGCATCGAAATCTATGGAGAAGTCGATGAGCGAGACCGAGCTGGAGAAAATGGCTTCGACCAAGCGCAAGGGAAAGCCGGAGCACGCTTCCAGGCACTGA
- a CDS encoding GNAT family N-acetyltransferase — translation MPALDQSEWAVADRPAANRFVMSFPGGEAFAVYRKLDAYIVVSHTEVPAAFRGRGIGERLVEGVFRLARERGQSIVPACSFVADWARRHPEFHDVLAASDGARR, via the coding sequence ATGCCGGCGCTCGACCAATCGGAATGGGCGGTCGCCGACCGTCCTGCCGCCAATCGTTTCGTCATGAGCTTTCCGGGCGGCGAAGCCTTTGCAGTCTACCGCAAGCTCGACGCATACATTGTCGTATCCCATACCGAGGTGCCGGCGGCGTTTCGCGGGCGCGGCATCGGCGAGCGCCTTGTCGAAGGGGTCTTCCGCCTTGCGCGCGAGCGAGGGCAAAGCATCGTGCCCGCTTGCAGCTTCGTCGCCGACTGGGCCCGTCGCCATCCCGAGTTCCATGACGTTCTGGCAGCCAGCGACGGAGCGAGGCGATGA
- a CDS encoding RraA family protein yields MAELIKNPSAPQVDPKVIARIRGIAIALLSDNLHRNRGSVGLRPYHKPAPMAGTAVTVRTRGGDNLAALRAYDFCRPGDVMVIDAGGDLTNAVFGGIMAFGGETMGLGGMVVDGAIRDVAEIAAREFPVYARGVNHRGPYKDGPGEINVPVTIGGMVVRPGDIIVGDQDGLLAFPPELAEATITAALAQHAKEEATIQAIRDGKWDRSFVDALEARCMN; encoded by the coding sequence ATGGCCGAATTGATCAAGAATCCGTCCGCCCCGCAGGTCGACCCAAAGGTCATCGCGCGGATCCGCGGGATCGCGATCGCGCTCCTTAGCGACAACCTGCACCGCAACCGCGGCAGCGTGGGCCTGAGGCCTTATCACAAGCCCGCGCCGATGGCTGGCACGGCTGTGACCGTCCGGACTCGCGGCGGCGACAATCTCGCGGCATTGCGCGCCTATGATTTCTGCCGGCCGGGCGACGTCATGGTGATCGATGCCGGCGGCGACCTGACCAACGCCGTCTTCGGCGGGATCATGGCTTTCGGCGGGGAGACGATGGGGCTGGGCGGCATGGTCGTCGACGGTGCCATCCGCGATGTGGCCGAGATCGCGGCGCGCGAGTTCCCAGTCTATGCCCGCGGTGTCAACCATCGCGGCCCCTACAAAGACGGGCCGGGTGAGATCAACGTCCCCGTCACGATAGGCGGCATGGTGGTGCGCCCTGGCGACATCATCGTCGGCGACCAGGATGGACTGCTCGCCTTCCCGCCGGAGCTCGCCGAAGCGACGATCACGGCTGCGCTCGCCCAGCATGCCAAGGAAGAGGCGACGATCCAGGCGATCCGAGACGGGAAATGGGACCGTTCTTTTGTCGACGCGCTGGAAGCGCGCTGCATGAATTGA
- a CDS encoding extracellular solute-binding protein, which produces MRRTGWVGKLRLVLAATVGTMVLAGALSAAKAQAPLEGVALEAAAKAEGKLTLYTSSVDAETQEIVKSFEARYPGIKIEWLRFPSTTLFTRFVGESEQKTHHADVLYSGSSQLYQLRPELFQKLTPELVPNITRVIVPAKNPNYVVGEVLPHIVAYNSTTVSAADISTHLKSWKDLADPRWKGKIAMVDPKISTNMVSWLMLMRQTYGEDWVKGFTANQFKVVTGGPSGAQQVAAGAFQMVVPSVINHSTDIRAQGAPITLYSPEGPTHGLEMAMGLPLTAPHPNAARLYVNWKLGHDAAVLLCKMGGVPNVPAPTELPCPTMSPRHVGSNDMITPEQQKDVLTAYGIRP; this is translated from the coding sequence ATGCGCAGGACGGGATGGGTCGGAAAGCTGCGGCTGGTACTGGCAGCCACGGTGGGAACGATGGTCCTCGCGGGAGCGCTCTCGGCGGCGAAGGCGCAGGCCCCGCTGGAGGGCGTCGCGCTTGAAGCCGCGGCGAAGGCCGAGGGCAAGCTCACGCTCTACACGTCGTCGGTCGATGCCGAGACGCAGGAGATCGTGAAGAGCTTCGAGGCGCGCTATCCCGGCATCAAGATCGAATGGCTGCGTTTCCCCTCGACGACGCTGTTCACGCGCTTCGTCGGCGAGAGCGAGCAGAAGACCCATCACGCCGACGTGCTCTATTCCGGCTCGTCGCAGCTCTACCAGTTGCGCCCCGAGCTGTTCCAGAAGCTGACACCGGAGCTGGTGCCGAACATCACCAGGGTGATCGTGCCGGCGAAGAACCCGAACTATGTCGTCGGCGAGGTGCTGCCGCATATCGTCGCCTATAACAGCACGACCGTCTCGGCGGCGGATATCAGCACTCATCTGAAGAGCTGGAAGGACCTGGCCGATCCGCGCTGGAAGGGCAAGATCGCCATGGTCGATCCCAAGATCTCGACCAACATGGTCTCCTGGCTGATGCTGATGCGCCAGACCTATGGCGAGGACTGGGTCAAGGGCTTCACCGCCAACCAGTTCAAGGTCGTCACCGGCGGCCCGTCAGGCGCGCAGCAGGTCGCGGCCGGCGCCTTCCAGATGGTGGTGCCGAGCGTCATCAACCATTCGACCGACATTCGCGCGCAGGGCGCGCCGATCACGCTCTACAGCCCGGAAGGCCCGACCCATGGCCTCGAAATGGCGATGGGACTACCGCTGACGGCGCCGCATCCCAATGCCGCGCGGCTCTACGTCAACTGGAAGCTCGGGCACGATGCGGCGGTGCTGCTCTGCAAGATGGGCGGCGTTCCCAATGTCCCGGCGCCGACCGAACTGCCCTGTCCGACCATGTCGCCGCGCCATGTCGGCTCCAACGACATGATCACGCCCGAGCAGCAGAAGGACGTGCTGACCGCTTACGGCATCAGGCCCTGA